In a genomic window of Micromonospora cremea:
- a CDS encoding IS3 family transposase: MLQRPLESANYTSIKFAERLSDNGILPSMGSVGDSYDNALMENFWSTLKIELVHRNSWRTRDEAENAIFAYIDGWYNSRRLQKDLGYLSPDEYETA; this comes from the coding sequence GTGTTGCAACGACCACTGGAATCCGCCAACTACACCTCGATCAAGTTCGCGGAACGCTTGTCAGACAACGGGATCCTGCCCTCAATGGGCTCGGTCGGCGACTCGTATGACAACGCGCTGATGGAGAACTTCTGGTCCACCTTGAAGATCGAACTCGTGCACCGGAACTCGTGGCGCACCCGCGATGAGGCCGAGAACGCGATCTTCGCCTACATCGACGGCTGGTACAACTCCCGCCGCCTTCAGAAAGACCTCGGCTACCTCAGCCCCGACGAGTACGAAACCGCCTGA
- a CDS encoding IS3 family transposase, with protein MGSVGDSYDNALMENFWSTLKIELVHRNSWRTRDEAENAIFAYIDGWYNSRRLQKDLGYLSPDEYETA; from the coding sequence ATGGGCTCGGTCGGCGACTCGTATGACAACGCGCTGATGGAGAACTTCTGGTCCACCTTGAAGATCGAACTCGTGCACCGGAACTCGTGGCGCACCCGCGATGAGGCCGAGAACGCGATCTTCGCCTACATCGACGGCTGGTACAACTCCCGCCGCCTTCAGAAAGACCTCGGCTACCTCAGCCCCGACGAGTACGAAACCGCCTGA
- a CDS encoding ASCH domain-containing protein, which translates to MLEKIERRLVAAAEAVVRSPSTGDAHTVAAAAMDANGDIYSGVNVFHFTGGPCAELVVIGSAAAANAPPLITIVAVGDGDRGVIAPCGRCRQVMLDLHPDVFVIVPTGDGQLAAKPVRELLPFGYVARTGSTAPRVVYFHPRHYDTISSGLKTATVRFQDSVQTGPAVFVFDDGESIRRLDAVVEKVESRRLDHLTEEDAHHEALPDSDALRDAIKTQYPMLGDGDVVDVATFRLTAISAPDPRPSVELPSSRKPL; encoded by the coding sequence GTGTTAGAGAAGATCGAGAGAAGGCTTGTAGCAGCGGCTGAGGCTGTGGTTCGCTCGCCGTCCACCGGCGACGCGCACACCGTCGCTGCTGCAGCAATGGACGCCAACGGCGATATTTACAGCGGCGTCAACGTTTTCCACTTCACCGGCGGCCCGTGCGCCGAGCTCGTAGTCATCGGGTCGGCAGCGGCAGCCAACGCCCCGCCACTCATCACGATCGTGGCGGTAGGTGACGGCGACCGAGGTGTCATCGCCCCCTGCGGTCGGTGCCGACAGGTAATGCTGGACCTGCACCCCGATGTCTTCGTCATCGTTCCAACGGGCGACGGGCAGTTGGCTGCGAAGCCGGTCCGGGAATTGCTGCCCTTTGGCTACGTTGCACGGACCGGCTCGACCGCACCTCGGGTCGTCTACTTTCATCCGAGGCACTACGACACCATTTCCTCCGGGTTGAAGACGGCGACGGTCCGATTCCAGGATTCTGTCCAAACTGGGCCCGCCGTGTTCGTATTTGACGACGGGGAGAGCATTCGACGCCTCGACGCGGTTGTTGAAAAGGTCGAATCCCGCCGCCTTGACCATCTCACCGAGGAGGACGCACATCACGAGGCGCTGCCCGACAGCGACGCCCTGCGCGACGCCATCAAAACCCAGTACCCCATGCTGGGCGACGGGGACGTGGTCGACGTCGCTACGTTCCGGCTGACAGCAATATCGGCCCCCGACCCCCGACCCTCGGTCGAGCTACCCTCCAGCCGTAAGCCGTTGTAA
- a CDS encoding MFS transporter, whose product MRALVSARLGADFTKLWTASAVSNIGDGVTMAAGPLLVASVSDNPALIAGAVFAQQLPWLLFALISGAYVDRLDRRQLVVAVNLVRAVALAGLAATIATETVTVAIIYTVLFLLGSGETLADTAMSALLPSVVAPEKLPSANARLYASFTIGNQFVAKPLGAWLFVISAAAPFGLDAFTFAVAAALIGGIRPVPAPEKPQQRASLRGEIAAGVRWLWRHPLLRTLAVSMGLGNIAFGAAFAVFVLYCRQRLGLSDVGYGFLLTAFAVGGLFGTTVAAKLTQAFGSTTVLRAGLVIEVVTHLALAATTTPWVAAVIVVIFSIHATVWGITVASARQRIVPAQLRGRVGSVYALLDLGGAALGSLLGGLFASVWEITTPFWIASAMMTAITALAWQRLREATA is encoded by the coding sequence TTGCGTGCCCTTGTATCCGCGCGTCTGGGCGCGGACTTCACCAAACTGTGGACCGCCTCGGCGGTGTCCAACATCGGCGACGGCGTCACCATGGCCGCTGGCCCGTTATTGGTCGCCTCCGTCAGTGACAATCCGGCCCTCATCGCCGGAGCCGTCTTTGCCCAGCAGTTGCCCTGGCTGCTGTTCGCCCTGATCAGCGGCGCCTACGTCGACCGGCTCGACCGGCGCCAGCTGGTCGTAGCCGTCAACCTGGTACGCGCCGTCGCCCTAGCCGGGTTGGCGGCCACCATCGCGACCGAGACCGTCACCGTGGCCATCATCTACACGGTGCTCTTCCTCCTCGGTTCCGGAGAAACCCTCGCGGACACCGCCATGAGCGCGTTGCTCCCGTCTGTCGTCGCACCCGAGAAACTGCCCAGCGCCAACGCCCGGCTCTACGCCAGCTTCACCATCGGCAACCAGTTCGTTGCCAAGCCGCTGGGCGCCTGGTTGTTCGTCATTTCCGCCGCCGCGCCATTCGGGCTCGACGCGTTCACGTTCGCCGTGGCCGCGGCACTGATAGGCGGTATCCGGCCGGTTCCCGCACCAGAGAAGCCCCAGCAGCGGGCCTCGTTGCGTGGCGAGATCGCAGCCGGTGTGCGCTGGTTGTGGCGACACCCGCTGCTGCGGACCCTCGCCGTCAGCATGGGCCTGGGCAACATCGCATTCGGTGCCGCGTTCGCGGTGTTCGTCCTCTACTGCCGGCAGCGACTAGGTTTGTCCGACGTTGGCTACGGCTTCCTGCTGACCGCCTTCGCGGTCGGCGGCCTGTTTGGAACGACAGTCGCCGCCAAGCTCACTCAAGCCTTCGGAAGCACCACCGTGCTGCGTGCCGGCCTGGTCATCGAGGTCGTCACGCATCTGGCCCTGGCGGCCACGACGACACCCTGGGTGGCCGCGGTCATCGTGGTGATCTTCAGCATCCACGCCACAGTTTGGGGTATCACCGTCGCCTCCGCCCGACAGCGGATAGTGCCCGCACAACTGCGCGGTCGCGTCGGCAGCGTGTACGCGCTGCTGGATCTGGGCGGAGCCGCGCTCGGCTCTCTCCTCGGCGGACTGTTCGCCAGCGTCTGGGAGATCACCACACCGTTCTGGATCGCCAGCGCGATGATGACTGCGATCACCGCCCTCGCCTGGCAACGGTTGCGCGAAGCAACCGCCTAA